In a single window of the Oryctolagus cuniculus chromosome 2, mOryCun1.1, whole genome shotgun sequence genome:
- the CYTL1 gene encoding cytokine-like protein 1: protein MTRWPLPLLLLLLAGPPPAAPAPPTCYSRLRALSRELTRDFQSLQAEEPSEPCVKYLPALYLDIHNYCVLAKLRDFVASPQCWHVARVDALKDQVRKLYTLMNSFCRRDLVFLSDDCSALEYPSPGTTDLPGLHARE, encoded by the exons ATGACGCGCTGGccgctgcccctgctgctgctgctgctggccgggccgccgcccgccgcgcccgcgcCGCCCACCTGCTACTCGCGCCTGCGGGCGCTCAGCCGCGAGCTCACCCGCGACTTCCAGAGCCTGCAGGCCGAGGAGCCCTCG GAGCCGTGTGTGAAGTACTTGCCTGCGCTGTACCTGGACATCCAC AATTACTGCGTGCTGGCCAAGCTGCGGGACTTCGTGGCCTCACCCCAGTGCTGGCACGTGGCCCGGGTGGACGCCCTGAAGGACCAAGTGCGGAAGCTGTACACCCTCATGAACTCATTCTGCAGGAGG GATTTGGTGTTCCTGTCGGATGACTGCAGTGCCTTGGAGTACCCCAGCCCCGGGACCACAGACCTGCCGGGGCTTCACGCCAGAGAATGA